The following are encoded in a window of Myxocyprinus asiaticus isolate MX2 ecotype Aquarium Trade chromosome 17, UBuf_Myxa_2, whole genome shotgun sequence genomic DNA:
- the dio2 gene encoding type II iodothyronine deiodinase — protein MGMLSVDLLVTLQILPGFFSNCLFFVLYDSIVLVKRVVSLLSCSGSTGEWQRMLTTAGVRSIWNSFLLDAYKQVKLGEAAPNSKVVKVPGINRRWSISGKTHDKCHLLDFESPDRPLVVNFGSATUPPFISQLPVFRRMVEDFSDVADFLLVYIDEAHPSDGWAAPPMEPFSFEVRKHRNLEERMLAARKLLEHFSLPPQCQLVADCMDNNANVSYGVSYERVCIVQKNKIAYLGGKGPFFYNLKDVRHWLEKSYGQR, from the exons ATGGGCATGCTAAGTGTGGACCTCCTGGTAACTTTGCAGATCTTGCCAGGTTTCTTCTCCAACTGCCTATTTTTCGTGCTCTACGACTCTATAGTGCTGGTGAAGCGTGTGGTGTCACTGCTGAGCTGCTCGGGTTCGACGGGTGAGTGGCAGCGCATGTTAACCACAGCCGGTGTGCGCTCCATATGGAACAGCTTTCTGCTGGACGCCTACAAACAG GTGAAGCTGGGGGAGGCGGCTCCAAACTCCAAGGTGGTCAAAGTCCCTGGCATAAACAGACGATGGAGCATCAGTGGTAAGACCCATGACAAGTGCCACCTGCTGGACTTCGAGTCTCCTGACCGCCCACTAGTGGTCAACTTTGGCTCGGCCACTTGACCCCCCTTTATAAGCCAGCTGCCGGTGTTCCGGCGGATGGTGGAGGACTTTTCGGATGTGGCAGATTTCTTGCTCGTCTACATCGATGAGGCTCACCCCTCCGATGGCTGGGCAGCTCCTCCCATGGAGCCCTTTTCCTTTGAAGTGAGGAAGCACCGTAATCTAGAGGAGAGGATGTTGGCTGCCCGCAAACTTCTGGAGCATTTCTCCTTGCCCCCTCAGTGCCAATTGGTGGCCGATTGCATGGACAATAATGCCAATGTATCCTATGGTGTGTCCTACGAGAGGGTCTGCATTGTACAGAAGAATAAAATCGCTTACCTGGGGGGCAAGGGTCCCTTTTTCTACAACCTTAAAGATGTGCGGCATTGGCTCGAAAAGAGCTATGGGCAGCGATAA